In Acidaminococcus timonensis, one DNA window encodes the following:
- a CDS encoding reverse transcriptase domain-containing protein: MDSGSKEAIRKRIEDKASMYVHFDYRSCLTDSVLKYITNPEKVRTHGFYPFLHFIIEENKIKKVAGGFSPKNKKRDIMYADHLDSWIYRYYGEKLNTAYNEFVASCGISKISIAYRNCMRGQSNIEFAEEAFAFLIHHAPCYVIIGDFTHFFDYIDHTYLKKQLCQVLKEKRLSDDFFKVYQAVTQYSYVEYDAILKYKGMTRRQLSHAPIILTKDEFRILSRRKRGDKNDEFIIKKNHRPYGIPQGSPLSGVLANIYMVEYDQQIAQQVAKYGGYYRRYSDDFMILLPCKDMSEGQWNQFLNNLKEIFVQKSNCSNKNLVKLSPEKTQKYLLTEQRQIQNLSDPEKKNNVINFLGFSYDGHRITVRDKTVARYYRRLYQKIGTIERNGGYINGKRISCRNLYQNYTNKGILKKGKNGKKHGNFIHYAFRAERIFNRRLKDLNHTGILRQRHLRKIRRKLDKIFRRLVVK, from the coding sequence ATGGATTCAGGAAGCAAAGAAGCGATAAGAAAACGAATCGAAGATAAAGCAAGCATGTATGTCCATTTTGATTATCGAAGCTGTCTCACAGATTCTGTCCTGAAATATATCACAAATCCTGAGAAGGTTAGGACACATGGCTTCTATCCTTTTCTTCACTTTATTATTGAAGAAAATAAAATAAAGAAAGTTGCAGGTGGATTTTCTCCCAAAAATAAAAAACGGGATATCATGTATGCGGATCATTTGGATTCCTGGATTTATCGCTATTATGGTGAAAAGCTGAATACTGCGTATAATGAGTTTGTGGCGAGTTGTGGAATTTCCAAGATCTCCATTGCTTACAGGAATTGTATGAGAGGTCAGTCGAATATTGAGTTTGCAGAAGAAGCGTTTGCCTTTTTGATTCATCATGCTCCTTGTTACGTCATTATCGGTGATTTTACCCATTTTTTTGATTATATTGATCATACCTATTTAAAAAAGCAGCTGTGTCAAGTCCTTAAAGAAAAACGACTATCAGATGATTTTTTCAAGGTGTACCAGGCTGTTACCCAATATAGTTATGTGGAATATGACGCTATTCTAAAATACAAAGGTATGACCAGAAGGCAGCTTTCTCATGCACCAATTATTCTGACAAAAGACGAATTTCGTATCCTGAGCCGTAGAAAAAGGGGAGATAAAAATGACGAGTTCATTATCAAGAAAAATCACAGACCATATGGTATCCCACAGGGGTCACCCTTAAGTGGAGTCCTGGCCAATATTTATATGGTTGAATACGACCAGCAGATTGCTCAACAAGTCGCCAAATACGGTGGCTATTATCGCAGATATTCTGATGATTTTATGATTCTTCTTCCCTGTAAAGATATGTCAGAAGGTCAATGGAATCAATTCTTAAACAATCTAAAAGAAATTTTTGTACAGAAAAGCAACTGCAGTAATAAAAATCTTGTAAAACTCTCTCCTGAAAAGACGCAAAAATATCTTTTAACTGAGCAACGTCAAATCCAAAACTTATCAGACCCAGAAAAGAAGAACAATGTCATTAATTTCCTGGGCTTTTCTTATGACGGACATAGGATTACCGTGAGAGATAAGACTGTTGCAAGGTATTACCGTCGTCTTTACCAAAAAATCGGTACTATAGAGAGAAACGGGGGATACATTAACGGTAAACGGATCAGCTGTCGTAACCTGTATCAAAATTATACAAATAAGGGCATTTTAAAAAAGGGGAAAAACGGGAAAAAACACGGCAACTTTATCCATTATGCTTTCCGTGCTGAACGGATTTTTAATCGAAGACTCAAAGATTTGAATCATACGGGTATCTTGCGTCAAAGACATTTGAGAAAAATTCGGAGAAAGTTAGATAAAATTTTTAGACGGTTAGTTGTAAAATGA
- a CDS encoding glycosyltransferase yields the protein MDKFSALISIYKNENPTFLRESLDSILNNTIQPDEIVMVKDGPLTPELENVLREYQETTGLFHFVIHKKNQGLGIALRDGLLECRNEIVARMDTDDICHPERFQKQLEFLRTHPDIAVIGTNVEEFSSDFHHPDQLVIYPTGSRNIIEFAKKRNPMRHPSVMFRKSAVMASGNYRHFLWFEDYDLCIRMLLHGYKMQNLQEALLYCRADKDLFKRRGGMQYLKQDISFQKFMLSAGFINNIQFALNCTTRSIVRIMPNHMREWFYKIFLRSKV from the coding sequence ATGGATAAATTTTCAGCTTTAATTTCTATCTATAAAAACGAAAATCCAACTTTTCTCAGAGAGTCTTTGGATAGTATATTAAATAATACTATTCAACCTGATGAGATTGTTATGGTAAAAGATGGTCCGCTTACACCGGAACTTGAAAATGTTTTGAGAGAATACCAAGAGACAACGGGATTATTTCATTTTGTAATTCACAAAAAAAATCAAGGGTTAGGCATTGCATTAAGAGATGGACTTTTAGAATGTAGAAATGAAATAGTGGCAAGAATGGATACCGATGATATATGTCATCCAGAACGTTTTCAAAAACAGTTGGAATTTTTACGGACTCATCCCGATATTGCTGTAATCGGTACCAATGTAGAAGAATTCAGCTCTGATTTTCATCATCCTGATCAATTAGTTATATATCCCACTGGAAGCAGAAATATTATAGAGTTTGCGAAAAAAAGAAATCCTATGCGACACCCTTCGGTTATGTTTAGAAAATCTGCGGTCATGGCTAGTGGTAATTATAGACACTTTTTGTGGTTTGAAGATTATGATTTATGTATAAGGATGCTTTTACATGGTTACAAAATGCAAAATTTACAGGAAGCATTATTGTATTGCAGGGCAGATAAAGATTTATTTAAAAGACGTGGAGGAATGCAATATTTAAAACAAGATATTTCATTCCAAAAATTTATGTTAAGTGCTGGATTTATTAATAATATACAATTTGCTTTAAATTGTACGACAAGAAGTATTGTAAGGATTATGCCAAATCATATGCGAGAATGGTTTTATAAAATTTTCCTAAGATCAAAGGTGTAG